In Rhodothermus marinus DSM 4252, a single genomic region encodes these proteins:
- the nagB gene encoding glucosamine-6-phosphate deaminase, whose translation MLVEIFPDYETLSERAYELVATLIRRKPNCVLGFATGSTPLGLYRRLVEGYRRGELDFSKVVTFNLDEYVGLPPSHPQSYHHFMWENLFQHININPSNVHLPNGMVDDIEAHCDWYEEQIRRVGDIDLQILGIGPNGHLAFNEPGSSLGSRTRIKTLSRATRRANARFFGSEEAVPRHAITMGIGTIMEARRLLLLASGRAKARAVRAMLEGPISAMVPATIVQLHRYAHVLLDKEAASELAYNHHDGISEPFDVH comes from the coding sequence ATGCTGGTCGAGATCTTCCCGGATTACGAGACGCTGAGCGAACGCGCCTACGAGCTCGTCGCCACGCTCATCCGTCGCAAACCCAACTGCGTGCTGGGCTTTGCCACCGGAAGCACCCCGCTGGGCCTCTACCGCCGCCTCGTCGAAGGCTACCGCCGCGGTGAGCTCGACTTCTCCAAAGTCGTCACCTTCAACCTCGACGAATACGTGGGACTGCCGCCCTCCCACCCTCAGAGCTATCACCACTTCATGTGGGAAAACCTCTTCCAACATATCAACATCAATCCCTCGAACGTGCACCTTCCCAACGGGATGGTCGACGACATCGAGGCGCACTGCGACTGGTACGAGGAGCAGATCCGACGTGTGGGCGACATCGACCTGCAGATTCTGGGCATCGGTCCCAACGGCCACCTGGCCTTCAACGAGCCGGGTTCGTCGCTGGGCTCGCGCACACGGATCAAGACGCTCTCGCGGGCCACGCGACGCGCCAACGCGCGCTTCTTCGGAAGCGAAGAAGCCGTGCCGCGCCATGCGATCACGATGGGCATCGGGACGATCATGGAGGCGCGGCGGCTGTTGCTGCTGGCCAGCGGACGGGCCAAGGCGCGTGCCGTGCGGGCCATGCTCGAAGGGCCGATCTCGGCGATGGTGCCGGCCACGATCGTGCAGCTGCACCGCTACGCGCACGTGCTGCTCGACAAAGAAGCGGCCTCGGAACTGGCGTACAACCACCACGACGGCATCTCGGAACCATTCGACGTGCACTGA
- a CDS encoding fucose permease has translation MRRRSYALVGLILFTFFVISFLTNIIGPLIPEIIDDFGLSLTLAALGCLTAALLGPGPVARWAFPLIGLFASVMWPVVFSLALNSVEAHHGAFSGILVTGIAGGAIVPLIIGALGDLLGLRGGLCFLYLTFGYILSVSFWARPLIPNKTIWRREAPAS, from the coding sequence ATGCGACGGCGCAGCTACGCCCTGGTCGGCCTGATTCTCTTTACGTTTTTTGTCATCTCGTTTCTGACAAACATCATCGGGCCGCTCATTCCCGAGATCATCGACGACTTCGGGCTGAGCCTGACGCTGGCGGCGCTGGGTTGCCTGACGGCCGCGCTGCTGGGCCCGGGTCCGGTGGCCCGCTGGGCGTTTCCGCTGATCGGATTGTTCGCGTCGGTGATGTGGCCGGTGGTGTTTTCACTGGCGCTGAACTCGGTGGAGGCGCACCACGGGGCGTTTTCGGGCATTCTGGTGACGGGCATTGCCGGAGGCGCCATCGTGCCTCTGATCATAGGAGCGCTGGGCGACCTGCTGGGCCTGCGGGGTGGGCTGTGCTTCCTGTACCTGACGTTCGGCTACATCCTGAGCGTGAGCTTCTGGGCACGCCCGCTCATCCCCAACAAGACGATCTGGCGCCGGGAAGCCCCGGCTTCCTGA
- a CDS encoding cysteine desulfurase family protein, with amino-acid sequence MQKPQVIYLDHAATTPLDSRVLEAMRPYLEEHYGNPSSVHQLGRRARVAIEESRERIAALIGAEPAEIVFTSGGTEADNLALRGVLHGTRRHLITSLAEHEAILRTAEALEEEGAAVTYLRPGPDGAVTAEQVAEALTEKTGLVSIMHTNNELGTYSPVRAIAEVCHRRGVPLHCDAVQAVGLLPVRVDELGVDLLSASAHKFYGPKGVGFLYVRRGIELRPLLWGGKQEQGRRAGTENVAAIVGMARALELAVEDQEARLNHLRRLRDRLIRRLDEALGDTFVLNTPRDPERAAPHIVNIAFPPQNGEPVDGEMLLLNLDLEGVCVSSGSACTSGAVEPSHVLRAIGLPRETAGAAVRFSMGWKNTEAEIDRAVEILAAVMARLAGVLR; translated from the coding sequence ATGCAGAAGCCCCAGGTTATCTACCTGGACCATGCCGCCACGACGCCGCTCGATTCGCGCGTGCTGGAGGCGATGCGGCCGTACCTGGAGGAGCACTACGGCAATCCATCGTCGGTGCACCAGCTCGGCCGTCGGGCGCGCGTGGCCATCGAAGAGAGCCGTGAACGTATTGCCGCGCTGATCGGCGCCGAGCCGGCCGAGATCGTCTTCACCAGCGGCGGCACCGAGGCCGACAACCTGGCGCTCCGGGGCGTACTGCACGGGACGCGCCGGCACCTGATCACGTCGTTGGCCGAGCACGAGGCCATCCTGCGCACGGCCGAAGCGCTCGAAGAGGAGGGTGCGGCGGTCACCTACCTGCGGCCCGGACCCGACGGAGCCGTCACGGCCGAGCAGGTGGCCGAAGCCCTCACGGAGAAGACGGGGCTGGTGTCGATCATGCACACGAACAACGAGCTGGGCACCTACTCACCCGTCCGCGCCATTGCCGAGGTGTGCCACCGCCGGGGCGTGCCGCTGCACTGCGACGCGGTGCAGGCTGTGGGACTGCTGCCCGTGCGCGTGGATGAACTGGGCGTGGATCTGCTCTCGGCCTCGGCGCACAAGTTCTACGGGCCCAAGGGCGTGGGCTTTCTGTACGTGCGGCGCGGCATCGAACTGCGACCGCTGCTGTGGGGCGGCAAACAGGAACAAGGACGGCGGGCCGGTACCGAGAACGTGGCCGCCATCGTGGGCATGGCGCGGGCGCTGGAGCTGGCCGTCGAGGATCAGGAGGCGCGCCTGAACCATCTGCGACGGCTCCGCGATCGGCTGATCCGGCGACTGGACGAAGCGCTGGGCGACACGTTCGTGCTCAACACGCCGCGCGATCCGGAGCGGGCCGCCCCGCATATCGTCAATATCGCCTTCCCGCCGCAGAACGGCGAGCCGGTCGACGGCGAAATGCTGCTGCTCAACCTGGATCTGGAGGGGGTGTGCGTCTCGTCCGGCTCGGCCTGTACGAGCGGGGCCGTCGAACCCAGTCACGTGCTGCGGGCCATCGGGCTGCCCCGCGAAACGGCCGGAGCCGCCGTGCGCTTTTCGATGGGCTGGAAGAACACCGAGGCGGAAATCGATCGGGCCGTCGAAATCCTGGCGGCCGTGATGGCCCGCCTGGCAGGCGTGCTCCGCTGA
- a CDS encoding alginate export family protein: MRRLILFALGWGLAWAGSVRAGVPADTIRAQGTWGQVRLDARYRYELVDETGKETARASTLRLRVGYGTPAFEGFRAYAEVEGLKAVGADRYNSLRNGRTQYATVADPEKAELNQLWLEANLIPRTRLRVGRQRITYDNHRFIGNVGWRQLEQTYDAVALTSRPLPGLTIDGAYLWRVQNVLSQRQRLAAPLLHLAYTGWRVARVVAYGYWIGYEEAASAARSVQTYGIRLEGSRPLTDRLALRYTGEYAYQMDYRDNPNDFAVQYAHGLLGLTVRQQGWVVSATGALELFTSDDGVAFSTPLATLHAFQGWADRFLSTPPQGLRDLYVSLSVRRGRVQATGVYHDFASDDGDVAYGRELDLVAGYVLTPNLSLLVKYAAYEARAWSVDVQKYWLMMTFSF; this comes from the coding sequence ATGCGACGCCTGATATTGTTCGCGCTGGGATGGGGGCTGGCATGGGCTGGCTCCGTCCGGGCCGGTGTTCCGGCCGATACGATCCGGGCGCAGGGCACCTGGGGGCAGGTGCGGCTGGACGCCCGCTATCGCTACGAACTGGTGGACGAGACAGGCAAAGAAACCGCGCGGGCCTCGACGCTGCGGCTGCGTGTGGGATACGGAACGCCTGCGTTTGAGGGCTTTCGGGCCTATGCGGAGGTCGAGGGCCTGAAAGCGGTGGGTGCCGACCGTTACAACAGCCTGCGCAATGGACGCACGCAATATGCCACGGTGGCCGATCCGGAAAAGGCCGAACTGAATCAGCTCTGGCTGGAGGCGAACCTGATTCCGCGGACGCGCCTGCGGGTGGGGCGTCAGCGGATTACCTACGACAACCACCGCTTCATCGGCAACGTGGGCTGGCGCCAGCTCGAGCAGACCTACGACGCGGTCGCGCTGACGAGCCGCCCGTTGCCCGGGCTGACGATCGACGGCGCTTACCTGTGGCGCGTGCAGAACGTGCTTTCGCAGCGGCAGCGGCTTGCTGCACCATTGCTGCACCTGGCCTACACGGGCTGGCGCGTTGCCCGCGTGGTGGCCTACGGCTACTGGATCGGCTACGAAGAAGCGGCCAGTGCGGCGCGCTCGGTGCAGACCTACGGGATCCGTCTGGAAGGCAGCCGGCCGCTTACCGATCGGCTGGCGCTGCGCTACACGGGCGAATATGCCTACCAGATGGACTACCGGGACAATCCGAACGATTTTGCCGTGCAGTACGCGCATGGTCTGCTGGGGCTGACCGTGCGGCAGCAGGGCTGGGTGGTGTCGGCCACTGGCGCGCTGGAGCTCTTCACGAGCGACGACGGTGTAGCCTTCAGCACACCGCTGGCCACGCTGCACGCCTTCCAGGGATGGGCCGACCGCTTCCTGAGCACGCCGCCGCAGGGCCTGCGCGATCTGTACGTGTCGCTGAGCGTGCGGCGGGGACGTGTCCAGGCGACGGGCGTCTATCATGACTTTGCCAGCGACGACGGCGACGTAGCCTACGGACGCGAGCTGGATCTGGTGGCGGGCTACGTGCTCACGCCAAATCTTTCACTCCTGGTAAAATATGCCGCCTACGAAGCCCGCGCCTGGAGCGTGGACGTCCAGAAATACTGGCTCATGATGACCTTCAGCTTCTGA
- a CDS encoding helix-turn-helix domain-containing protein produces the protein MREQAVLENMRRLAHDLRRIREKQKRSLQEIHNETKIALELLQHFERTALYDHERYNPVYLRSFARTYASAIGIDPAAVLDAVELAFEGRYRNQLAVRFLGEEPLPEPEPETAPAEASTPEAAPERKPPQESETPLPLVTTPGGLERLERPARWKARVVGVIVVVMAAAGIWYLLRPAPAPPPEPLPVDTATVPAAATDTTPSVETPPVQVPVLGDTITATVIAAFDKVDPIRVRIDRDLRRPYWIEQGDSMQFRFTERIILENQLDDIQLRLDGHPYPTDRRDAEGRIVITREQLQAYLDSLARGVQ, from the coding sequence ATGCGTGAACAAGCAGTCCTGGAAAATATGCGCCGGCTGGCGCACGACCTGCGGCGCATCCGGGAAAAGCAGAAGCGCTCGCTGCAGGAGATCCACAACGAGACCAAAATCGCGCTGGAGCTGCTGCAGCACTTCGAGCGTACGGCGCTCTACGATCACGAGCGATACAACCCCGTTTATCTGCGTTCGTTTGCCCGGACGTATGCAAGCGCTATCGGCATCGACCCGGCTGCTGTGCTGGATGCGGTAGAACTGGCCTTCGAAGGGCGCTATCGCAACCAGCTGGCCGTTCGGTTTCTGGGGGAAGAACCGCTGCCCGAACCGGAGCCGGAAACCGCGCCGGCCGAAGCGTCGACCCCTGAAGCCGCGCCTGAGCGCAAGCCGCCTCAAGAGTCTGAAACACCGCTACCCCTGGTGACCACCCCGGGTGGTCTGGAACGGCTGGAACGCCCTGCGCGCTGGAAGGCCCGGGTCGTGGGCGTCATCGTGGTGGTGATGGCGGCCGCAGGCATCTGGTATCTGCTGCGACCGGCTCCGGCACCACCTCCGGAGCCGCTGCCCGTGGATACGGCCACGGTTCCGGCTGCTGCGACCGATACGACACCTTCGGTTGAAACGCCCCCCGTTCAGGTGCCCGTGCTGGGCGATACGATCACGGCCACCGTCATTGCCGCCTTCGACAAGGTCGATCCCATCCGGGTCCGGATCGATCGCGACCTGCGCCGCCCCTACTGGATCGAGCAGGGCGACTCGATGCAATTTCGGTTTACCGAACGCATCATCCTTGAAAACCAGCTGGACGACATCCAGCTGCGGCTGGACGGCCATCCGTATCCCACCGACCGCCGGGATGCCGAGGGCCGCATTGTCATCACCCGGGAGCAGTTGCAGGCTTACCTGGATTCGCTGGCACGAGGGGTCCAGTAG
- a CDS encoding PIG-L deacetylase family protein, translated as MRASGLFLVTGILVLIMAGSVQAQSVRPLRILCIGAHPDDCDVKMGGTAALYAAMGHQVKFLSVTNGDAGHYAQGGGVLANRRRAEAEEAARRLGIAEYEVLDNHDAELVPSLEVRKQIIRKIREWQADLVFAPRPNDYHPDHRYTGQLVQDAAYLVMVPNVVPDTPPLAHNPVFLYLSDRFKKPNPFSPDIAVIIDSVVERKLDALDAHVSQFYEWLPWIDGRLAEVPADSAARREWLRAQWLRPNITQEVRLALMRWYDPEVATQAQHVEAFEICEYGHQPTEDEIRLLFPMLGKQ; from the coding sequence ATGCGCGCCTCCGGTCTGTTCCTTGTCACAGGTATACTGGTACTGATAATGGCTGGATCTGTGCAGGCCCAGTCGGTCAGGCCCCTGCGTATTCTGTGCATCGGCGCGCACCCGGACGACTGCGACGTCAAGATGGGGGGCACGGCGGCGCTCTATGCCGCCATGGGCCACCAGGTGAAATTTCTCTCAGTCACGAACGGCGATGCCGGGCACTACGCGCAGGGCGGCGGCGTGCTGGCCAATCGTCGCCGGGCCGAGGCCGAAGAGGCCGCCCGGCGGCTGGGCATCGCCGAATACGAAGTGCTCGACAATCACGACGCCGAACTGGTGCCCTCGCTGGAGGTCCGCAAGCAGATCATCCGCAAGATTCGCGAGTGGCAGGCCGACCTGGTCTTTGCGCCCCGGCCCAACGACTATCATCCGGACCATCGCTATACCGGCCAGCTCGTGCAGGATGCGGCCTATCTGGTCATGGTGCCCAACGTGGTACCGGATACGCCGCCGCTTGCGCACAATCCGGTCTTTCTCTACCTGAGCGACCGCTTCAAAAAGCCCAATCCGTTTTCGCCCGACATTGCCGTGATCATCGACAGCGTGGTGGAGCGTAAGCTCGACGCGCTTGATGCGCACGTCTCGCAGTTCTACGAATGGCTACCGTGGATCGACGGGCGCCTGGCCGAAGTGCCGGCCGACTCGGCCGCGCGGCGGGAGTGGCTCCGGGCGCAATGGCTCCGGCCGAACATCACCCAGGAGGTGCGTCTGGCCCTGATGCGCTGGTACGATCCGGAGGTGGCCACTCAGGCGCAGCATGTCGAGGCGTTCGAAATCTGCGAATACGGCCACCAGCCCACCGAAGACGAGATCCGGCTGCTGTTTCCGATGCTGGGGAAGCAATAG
- the fbp gene encoding class 1 fructose-bisphosphatase, which translates to METLHTRGRKVVEEFITLEQFIIDQQERFPHSTGAFSRLLRDISVAAKIVNRDIRRAGLVDIFGTTGKVNIHGEVQQKLDALAHEEFVRALRRGGECCLIGSEEHAEAIPLSANGEGDGRYIVLLDPLDGSSNVDVNVSVGTIFSIYRLPDEYETPTLEAALQPGSKQVAAGYIVYGSSTMLVYTTGNGVNGFTLDPSIGEFILSHPNIRIPKTGSIYSINEGNFNSFEEGLKRFIRWAQEEDKATGRPFSTRYIGSFVSDFHRNLLKGGIYMYPATKKNPEGKLRLMYEANPMAFIVEQAGGRASDGHRRILDIVPEKLHQRTPLFIGSEELVRTVEEFLQGKR; encoded by the coding sequence ATGGAAACACTGCATACGCGGGGACGCAAAGTCGTTGAAGAGTTCATTACGCTGGAGCAATTCATCATCGATCAACAGGAGCGCTTCCCGCATTCGACCGGAGCCTTTTCGCGGTTGCTGCGGGACATCAGCGTGGCGGCCAAGATCGTCAACCGCGACATCCGTCGGGCCGGGCTGGTGGACATCTTCGGCACGACCGGCAAGGTCAATATCCACGGCGAAGTGCAGCAGAAGCTTGATGCGCTGGCGCACGAGGAGTTCGTGCGTGCACTTCGGCGGGGTGGCGAATGTTGCCTGATCGGCTCGGAAGAGCATGCTGAGGCGATTCCGCTCAGCGCCAACGGTGAAGGGGACGGCCGCTACATCGTGCTGCTCGACCCGCTCGACGGTTCCTCGAACGTGGACGTGAACGTATCGGTCGGGACGATCTTCAGCATCTATCGCCTGCCCGACGAGTACGAGACACCCACACTGGAAGCTGCTCTACAACCGGGCAGCAAGCAGGTTGCGGCCGGCTACATCGTCTACGGCTCGTCCACCATGCTGGTCTACACCACGGGCAACGGGGTCAACGGCTTCACGCTGGACCCGTCGATCGGCGAGTTCATCCTGTCGCATCCGAACATCCGCATTCCGAAGACCGGCTCGATCTACTCGATCAACGAGGGCAACTTCAATTCTTTCGAGGAAGGACTCAAGCGCTTCATCCGCTGGGCGCAGGAAGAAGACAAAGCCACGGGCCGACCGTTCTCGACGCGCTACATCGGCTCGTTCGTGTCCGACTTTCACCGCAACCTGCTCAAGGGTGGCATCTACATGTACCCGGCCACGAAGAAGAATCCGGAGGGGAAGCTCCGGCTGATGTACGAGGCCAATCCCATGGCGTTTATTGTGGAGCAGGCGGGCGGACGTGCCTCGGACGGCCACCGGCGCATCCTGGACATCGTGCCGGAGAAGCTGCACCAGCGCACGCCGCTGTTCATCGGTAGCGAGGAACTGGTGCGCACCGTCGAGGAATTCCTGCAGGGCAAACGCTGA
- the ligA gene encoding NAD-dependent DNA ligase LigA: protein METHTAPQTAEARLLEATHTLLQTVRQRDLEAIDRKEAEALAARLREVLNQHAYRYYVLDNPLIPDADYDLLMQALRKLEARFPELVTPDSPTQRVGGPPLGRFEKVRHPEPLLSLNNAFGEEDVRVWYERCCRMLAERLGQPVQPAVTAELKIDGLAMALTYENGVLTVGATRGDGIEGENVTQNVRTIPAIPLRIPVDPAVGPPPTRLEVRGEVYMRKRDFERLNEQLQARGERPFANPRNAAAGSVRQLNPQVTALRPLSFFAYGIGPVEGAEVPDSQYEVLQWLGRLGFPVNEHARRFEHLDDVLEYCRYWTEHRDELDYEIDGVVLKIDHRPWQALLGAISNAPRWAVAYKFPAREAITRLLDIMVSVGRTGVVKPVAVLEPVEVGGVTVSQATLHNEDYVRSRDIRIGDLVVVIRAGDVIPQVVRPVVEARTGNERPWRMPERCPSCGSQLVRLPGEADYYCVASDCPAQFVRLLEHFAGRDAMDIEGMGSQVARQLAESGLVRRLSDLYRLKLEDLLKLEGFAETRARNLLRAIEASKQRPLSRLLFGLGIRHVGKTTAELLVQRFASIDELAAATIDELAALEGVGPITAESIANWFRVEDNRRLIEELKELGVNTQRLPEEAPAAESPVRGKTFVLTGALPHLTRKEAEELIKRAGGRVASSVSRNTDYVVVGENPGSKYDRARQLGIPMLDEDGLLRLLGMK from the coding sequence ATGGAGACGCACACCGCACCGCAAACCGCCGAAGCACGCCTGCTGGAGGCCACACACACGCTGTTGCAAACTGTCCGACAGCGCGACCTGGAAGCCATCGACCGCAAGGAGGCCGAGGCGCTGGCGGCCCGGCTCCGGGAAGTGCTCAACCAACACGCCTACCGCTATTACGTACTGGACAACCCGCTCATCCCGGACGCGGACTACGACCTGCTCATGCAGGCGCTTCGGAAGCTCGAGGCGCGTTTCCCGGAGCTGGTCACGCCCGACTCACCCACGCAGCGCGTGGGAGGACCGCCGCTGGGACGCTTCGAAAAGGTGCGCCATCCGGAGCCGCTCCTTTCGCTCAACAACGCTTTTGGCGAGGAAGACGTGCGCGTCTGGTACGAGCGCTGTTGCCGGATGCTGGCCGAGCGACTCGGGCAGCCGGTGCAGCCGGCCGTCACCGCCGAGCTGAAGATCGACGGGCTGGCCATGGCGCTGACGTACGAAAACGGCGTGCTGACCGTCGGTGCTACGCGCGGTGACGGGATCGAAGGCGAAAACGTCACGCAGAACGTGCGCACGATCCCGGCCATCCCGCTGCGCATCCCCGTCGATCCGGCGGTCGGACCACCGCCGACGCGGCTGGAAGTGCGGGGCGAGGTGTACATGCGCAAGCGCGACTTCGAACGCCTGAACGAACAGCTCCAGGCCCGGGGCGAGCGGCCCTTCGCCAATCCGCGCAATGCGGCGGCCGGCAGCGTGCGCCAGCTCAACCCGCAGGTGACCGCCTTGCGGCCGCTGAGCTTTTTTGCCTACGGGATCGGGCCCGTCGAAGGCGCCGAGGTGCCCGACAGCCAGTACGAGGTGCTGCAATGGCTCGGGCGCCTGGGCTTCCCGGTCAACGAACATGCCCGCCGCTTCGAGCACCTGGACGACGTGCTCGAATACTGCCGCTACTGGACCGAGCACCGCGACGAGCTGGACTACGAGATCGACGGGGTCGTGCTGAAGATCGACCACCGGCCCTGGCAGGCCCTGCTGGGTGCCATCTCCAATGCGCCACGCTGGGCGGTGGCCTACAAATTTCCGGCCCGTGAGGCCATCACGCGCCTGCTGGACATCATGGTCAGCGTGGGGCGCACCGGCGTGGTCAAACCGGTGGCCGTGTTGGAGCCGGTCGAAGTCGGCGGTGTGACGGTCTCGCAGGCCACGCTGCACAATGAAGACTACGTGCGCAGCCGCGACATCCGGATCGGCGATCTGGTGGTGGTGATCCGGGCCGGCGACGTGATTCCGCAGGTGGTGCGCCCCGTGGTCGAAGCGCGTACGGGCAACGAGCGCCCCTGGCGCATGCCCGAGCGGTGTCCGTCGTGCGGCAGCCAGCTGGTGCGGCTGCCCGGTGAGGCCGACTATTACTGTGTGGCGTCCGACTGCCCGGCGCAGTTCGTGCGGCTGCTGGAGCATTTCGCCGGCCGCGACGCCATGGACATCGAAGGCATGGGCAGCCAGGTGGCCCGGCAGCTGGCCGAGTCGGGTCTGGTGCGACGGCTTTCGGACCTGTACCGGCTGAAGCTGGAAGACCTGCTGAAGCTCGAAGGCTTTGCCGAGACGCGCGCGCGCAACCTGCTCCGGGCCATCGAAGCCTCGAAGCAGCGGCCGCTGAGCCGGCTGCTCTTCGGCCTGGGCATCCGGCACGTGGGCAAGACGACCGCCGAGTTGCTCGTGCAGCGCTTCGCGTCGATCGACGAGCTGGCCGCGGCTACGATCGACGAACTGGCCGCCCTTGAAGGCGTGGGACCGATCACGGCCGAAAGCATTGCGAACTGGTTCCGTGTCGAAGACAACCGGCGCCTGATCGAAGAGCTGAAGGAACTGGGTGTCAACACGCAGCGGTTGCCCGAAGAGGCACCGGCGGCCGAAAGTCCGGTGCGCGGCAAGACGTTCGTGCTGACGGGCGCTTTGCCCCATCTCACGCGCAAGGAGGCCGAGGAACTGATCAAGCGGGCCGGCGGTCGCGTGGCCAGCAGCGTCAGCCGCAACACGGACTACGTCGTCGTGGGCGAAAACCCTGGCAGCAAGTACGACCGTGCCCGCCAGCTCGGCATCCCGATGCTCGACGAAGACGGCCTGCTGCGGCTGCTGGGGATGAAATAA
- a CDS encoding mannosylglycerate synthase, with protein sequence MSLVVFPFKHEHPEVLLHNVRVAAAHPRVHEVLCIGYERDQTYEAVERAAPEISRATGTPVSVRLQERLGTLRPGKGDGMNTALRYFLEETQWERIHFYDADITSFGPDWITKAEEAADFGYGLVRHYFPRASTDAMITWMITRTGFALLWPHTELSWIEQPLGGELLMRREVAAMLYEDERVRRRSDWGIDTLYTFVTVQQGVSIYECYIPEGKAHRLYGGLDDLRTMLVECFAAIQSLQHEVVGQPAIHRQEHPHRVPVHIAERVGYDVEATLHRLMQHWTPRQVELLELFTTPVREGLRTCQRRPAFNFMDEMAWAATYHVLLEHFQPGDPDWEELLFKLWTTRVLNYTMTVALRGYDYAQQYLYRMLGRYRYQAALENGRGHPVPPRAALSTA encoded by the coding sequence ATGAGCCTGGTCGTTTTTCCCTTCAAGCACGAACACCCCGAGGTGCTGCTGCACAACGTGCGCGTGGCGGCTGCTCATCCCCGGGTGCACGAGGTGCTCTGCATCGGATACGAGCGCGACCAGACCTACGAGGCCGTCGAACGGGCCGCGCCCGAAATCTCGCGGGCCACAGGGACGCCGGTGTCGGTCCGGTTGCAGGAGCGACTGGGCACGCTGCGGCCCGGCAAGGGCGACGGCATGAACACCGCGCTCCGGTATTTCCTGGAAGAGACGCAGTGGGAGCGCATCCACTTCTACGATGCCGACATCACCAGCTTCGGGCCGGACTGGATCACCAAGGCCGAAGAGGCGGCCGATTTCGGCTACGGGCTGGTGCGGCACTACTTCCCGCGGGCCTCAACCGACGCAATGATCACTTGGATGATCACGCGCACGGGCTTTGCCCTGCTCTGGCCGCATACCGAACTGTCGTGGATCGAGCAGCCGCTGGGCGGCGAGCTGCTCATGCGGCGCGAAGTGGCCGCCATGCTTTACGAGGATGAACGGGTGCGACGGCGGAGCGACTGGGGCATCGACACACTCTACACGTTCGTTACCGTGCAGCAGGGCGTTTCGATCTACGAGTGCTACATTCCTGAGGGCAAGGCGCATCGCCTCTACGGCGGGCTCGACGACCTGCGCACCATGCTGGTCGAGTGTTTTGCCGCCATCCAGAGTCTGCAACATGAGGTCGTTGGCCAGCCGGCCATTCATCGCCAGGAGCACCCGCACCGCGTGCCGGTCCACATTGCCGAACGCGTGGGCTACGACGTGGAGGCCACGCTGCATCGCCTCATGCAGCACTGGACGCCCCGGCAGGTGGAGCTGCTGGAGCTTTTTACCACACCCGTGCGCGAAGGACTGCGCACCTGTCAGCGTCGCCCGGCTTTCAACTTCATGGACGAGATGGCCTGGGCGGCCACCTATCACGTGCTGCTCGAGCACTTTCAGCCGGGCGATCCGGACTGGGAGGAGCTGCTCTTCAAACTCTGGACGACCCGCGTGCTCAACTACACGATGACGGTCGCGCTGCGGGGCTACGACTACGCGCAGCAGTATCTCTACCGGATGCTGGGACGCTACCGCTATCAGGCCGCTCTGGAAAACGGCCGTGGTCATCCGGTCCCGCCGCGGGCGGCACTGTCGACCGCCTGA